The genomic stretch CTAAAGACTTTACGATTTATCAAGCCAACTATTTGTAAATTAGCGGATTGAAAAATATGGCATGGTTTCGGCAAATAACAACTATCACCAAAATAATCTGTACCATGAAGAAATTAATTACAATTCTGATTTGTCAGGCATTATTACTTGCTTCTGCCTCAGCACAGGAACTGGATAAAGAAGTAGAAGACATCAAACAAGTTATTCTTTCAGCCTACGTTGAAGGAATTCAAAATGCGGGCGATGTCGAAGCCGTTGAACAAGGCTTTCATCCCGGTTTTGATATGCTTATACTGCAAAACAATGCACTTAACAAACTGGCGATCTATAACTGGATGATAAGTATCAAGCGCCGCAAGGCTGACCCTGCAAGTGCAGACCTTCCGGAAGTAACCTGCAAGTTTCTTGACGTGGATGTTACCGGCGATGCAGCAGTTGTAAAACTGGAACTGCACCGCGAAGGTACACTCCTGTTCACTGATTATCTTTGTTTGTATCGCTTTGAAGAAGGATGGAAGATTGTTACCAAGCTCTTTCACAGACATTAATTTAATTTTATCCCACAGGTAAGCATCCCGTTGTTTTCTTCTGAACCTCCTGATGGATTAGAACTTAGCTGATCGTACAATGGCTTAGGGCACTTATTCATGTGGTTGAATCTAAAGCAAACAATCAACTGCAGAACGCTGTTAATTGATTTATAGAAGACTCTCTATAAATCAATTAATATTAGCAGCATGAAAAGTCTATTTCAATCGTTACTGATAACACCTATAATATTTTTTCTGCATTCAGGCATAATGGCGCAGTCCGTTATTACACAAACTCCATTTCCAGGGGTTTCTGTTCCCCTTATACTCGGTCTTGAGCATGCCGGCGATCAATCCGGATATTTGTATCCTGTGAGCCAGCAAGGCCGCATTTATCGTTTTGACAAAAACAGTTCAAATCCCACTGCTGAGATTTGGCTTGATATTACTGACAGGCTGGTTTCTGGTGGCGAACGCGGATTGCTCGGGCTGGCATTTCATCCTGATTTTGCAGACAATGGCCGCTTCTATGTAAATTACACTGCTCCCAGTCCTTTGAGAACTGTCATCTCTTCCTTTGAAACGGATCCGGAAACCGGGCATGCACTTCCAGATTCTGAAACCATTCTTCTGGTGTTCAACCAGCCTTTCACAAACCATAACGGTGGGGATATAGCATTCGGCCCTGATGGCTATCTCTACATTGCCTCTGGTGATGGAGGCTCTGGTGGTGATCCGCAAAACAATGCCCAAAACACTCAAAATCTCCTGGGAGCCATGCTGCGCATTGATGTTGATAGTACTTCTGGTGAGCTTAATTACGCCATTCCTCCTGATAATCCTTTTGCCGGTTCACCCGATGGAAGAGACGAAATATTTGCCTGGGGACTGCGCAATCCCTGGCGCTTTAGTTTTGATTCACAAAACGGTTCGTTGTGGGCCGGTGATGTTGGGCAGAATGCCTGGGAGTGGATACATATTATTGAGAATGGCAAAAACTACGGCTGGCGTGTTATTGAAGGTTCGCATTGTTTTAATCCTCCAATTGGCTGTGATACAACAGGACTTGAAATGCCTGTTTTTGAATACAGTCAGGATAATGGAGACCGCTCGATTACCGGCGGTTTTGTGTATTATGGTTCTAAAAATCCGGCATTATACGGGAAATACATCTATGGCGATTTTACATCCGGCAGGATATGGGCACTTGATTATGATTACGAAAATGGCGAAGCCGGCAATAATATTGAGCTTCTTGATTTAATCAGCAATGTTTCCTCGTTTGGTGTTGATGAAGAAGGTGAGATATATGTGCTGACTTATAGCGGCGGCAGCATACTCAGTTTGCTGGCAGTGCCGGTAGCGCCATTAATTTCTGAACCGTCAGGTGGTGATACAGTTTATAATATTCACACCATCAGTTGGGAAGAAGGGCCAGTGGTTGACCAGTACAATCTACAAGTGAGTCAAAGCCCTTTCTTTGAATCGCTGGTTATTGATGAAAATACTGCTGAACCAAGTCTGGAAATCACTTTACCTGATGGTGTCTTCTATGCAAGGGTAAAAGCCATGAATGAAGCCGGTGAAAGTAATTTCTCCACGGCTGTACAATACATCGTAACCGGAACAATCGGTATGGATGATATACGACCCAACACTGCGTTATTTGGTATTATAAGCATTGAACCAAACCCGGCAACATCTTTTGTAAGCATCCGTTTCCAGCTTCCGGAAAAAAATTATGCCCGGATCATTATGTATAATTCTTTGGGAGAGAAATTGTTGGATGTTGCTGAAGGCAATTTCACAACAGGGTCACATGATATCGGATTTCAAATCAACAGGCTCAAACCGGGCTTATATTTTCTGAAAATGAGTTCAAATGGCCATGAAGATGCGCGAAAGTTGCTTATAAAAAACTGAGGTTTATCAAAAGGCGCTCTGGGATCAATTGCATAAAATGTCCTAAATTTCTCCGCCCTTCAGGGAAAAGTTGGCAGTTGGCAGACTGCAGTGGCAAAAACCCCATACTGTATCACTGCATCACTGTATTGCTGCAACACTGCATCACAAAAATAGCGACAACATGTTGGTTAGTTTCCAACCTTAAGCGCTTGGAAACTTAAAAAAATAGCTGGTATTTTGTTCAAGATAGTTGTCCGCTTTCGAACAATTACTAATTTAGCCATGCCAAACACGAGGTAAAACAAGACATATATCCGCTACGACACCGAGTTCCAAGGGATTGTAAGAATCATTTTGTTGTAAGCGGTTACAAACCCCAGAAACATGAGCGAAAAATTAGACTCCAAAATCCTGATCGTTGACGACGATGCCGATGTATTGCTGGCTGCCAAACTCTTTCTGCGCCAGCATTTTAATGTGGTTCACACAGAAAAAGTACCGGAAAATATTCCCACACTACTGAAAACTGAGAATTACGATGTCATCCTGCTCGACATGAATTTCTCACGTGATGCCACCAGCGGTAAGGAAGGTTTTTTCTGGCTAAACAAAATCCTTGAAATTGATCCGCTGGCCGTAGTTATTTTTATCACCGGATACGGAGATATTGAACTGGCGGTTCAGGGAATTAAGGAAGGAGCGACAAATTTCATACTCAAACCCTGGGACAATAAAAAACTATTGGCCACCATCACCGCCAACCTACAGGTAAGGCACTCAAAGCAGGAAATTGACGAATTGCGTTCGAAACAAAAAATACTTCTCACTCATCAGGATCAGGCCTATGGAAACCTTATCGGGCAATCACCATCAATGCAGAAAGTGCTTGCTACTGTTGACAAAGTTGCCAAAACCGATGCCAATGTGCTGATATTAGGCGAGAATGGAACGGGAAAAGAATTGATAGCAAGGGCAATACATCGGGCTTCAAAGCGGCTTGATGAAGTATTTATCAGTGTTGACCTGGGTGCAATAAGCGAAACCTTATTTGAGAGTGAACTTTTTGGGTTCAAAAAAGGAGCCTTTACTGATGCCAAGGAAGACCGAGCCGGAAGGTTCGAAGCAGCAAATAAAGGAAGCATTTTTCTCGATGAGATTGGGAATCTTTCATTCCCGCTTCAATCGAAATTACTGAGCGTGATCCAGAACCGTAAGGTAGTCAGGATAGGAACCAACCGCGAAATCCCGATTGATGTCCGCTTGATCTGTGCCACCAATATGCCATTGTATCAGATGGTAAACGACGGAAAATTTCGGCAGGATCTTTTGTACCGTATTAATACCGTTGAAATTCTTTTGCCCCCGCTCCGTGAAAGAGTAGAAGACATTCCTGCTTTGTCGGATCATTTCCTGCAAATCTATTGCAAGAAATACAAAATGCCTCATAAAAGAATCAGCCCGGTAACTTTTAAACGGCTTGAAAAACACAGCTGGCCCGGTAACATCCGGGAACTGCAACATGCTATTGAAAGGGCTGTGATTATGAGTGAATCCAATATTCTTGAACCCCATGATTTTTTCCTTCCTCACATGGAAGATCCGAGTGCTGAGAGTATGCTGCCTGCCAACATGAACCTTGAAGAAACCGAGAAAATGCTGATCCGTAAGGTGTACGACAAGCATGGCGGCAATATTAGCAAAGCAGCCAAGGAGTTAGGCCTCACCAGGGCATCGTTGTACCGCAGAATAGAAAAATATGGTCTATAGAAGTTTCCGCTTTGGTGTGATCGCAAGGGTTATATTACTGGCTATTGCGATCCTGCTCACCATATACCTGCTCAAGCTGACCAGTCACTACTTAAGCGGAATCATCATGATATTCGTTAATATCTTACTCATCTTCGAACTGATCAGGTTTGTTGAGCGAACCAATCGTAAACTCACATTGTTTCTCGACAGCATCCGCCATTCTGACTTTGCAAGTTCTTTCAGCGATAAGGGTAAAGGCAAAAGCTTTGAAGAACTGAACAGGGCTTTCAATGAGGTCATCCATGATTTTAAAAAAACGCGTGCCGAAAAAGAAGAACACTTCAATTATCTGCAAACTGTGGTGCAACATGTAAGCATTGGGATCATCGCCTTCCGAAAAGATGGTAAGGTTGATCTATCTAACAATGCAGCAAAAGGTCTGCTGCGCATCAACAACCTACGCCTGATCAATGATCTCGCAAAACTAAAATCAGATCTGCCGGAAATATTGCTTCACATGAAGGCTGGCGATAAACACCTCTGCAAAATCTTTGTTGAGGACGAATTGCTGCAATTATCAGTTTATGCCACCGAATTCAGGATGCGTGGTGAGGAATATGTGCTTATCTCGCTGCAAAATATAAGCGCCGAATTGGATGAGAAAGAAGTTGAATCATGGCAAAAGCTTATAAGGGTGCTGACCCATGAAATCATGAACTCTATTACGCCAATATCCTCGCTTATTTCAACCATACTGCAAATGCTTTTCAAAAATGAAGACGGTGACCTAACATTAAATAAACTGGATCACGAGGATCGCGAGGGTTTGCTGCTTGCATTAAAAACGATTCAAAACCGTGGGCAGGGCTTGCTTAGTTTTGTGGAAATATATCGTAACCTTACAAGAATACCAAAACCAAACTTCAGGTATTTCGGGGTGAGTGAAATTATTGAGCGTGCCGAAATATTGCTGAGCCCAAAGATCGAACAACTCGGCATAAAATTTACTACCAAAATTATCCCTGCCAACTTAATGATCACTGCCGATCCAGATTTGATTGACCAGGTTATCATCAACCTGATGCTAAACGCAATGGAAGCAGTAAAAGACAATCGCGAACCAATGATCTCTATGGTTGCATACCAAAACCTGAACGGACGTATATCTATTGATGTTGTTGACAACGGTTATGGCATTAAACCTGATATCCTGGATAAAATATTCATGCCCTTTTTTACTTCCAAACGCGAAGGAAATGGCATTGGATTGAGTATTTCACGTCAAATGATGTACCTGCACAAAGGCAATATCACGGTGAAATCGAAACCGGGTGAGGGGAGCATTTTTACGTTAACATTTTGAAACCTGTGTGCGATACAATGACCGACTACTATAATTGATGCCCTACAGGCATTCCAATCATCATGAACCAAATCCTTGTAAGATTAACTATAACCAAACATATATTATATTTCCCTTGTTAAGGCTATAACTTAAACTACTTAAACAAATGAAAAAACCTGCTCCTGTTCAATACCAGATACACACTTTGCTTACCCATCGCTGGAGCCCACGTGCATTTTCATCCAGGAAAATTCCTGTTGATAAAATTAAACGATTATTTGAGGCTGCACGCTGGGCACCCTCAAGTTCTAACGATCAGGAATGGAGATTTATCATTGGGTTCAAAGAAGATGAAACCCACAAGAAAATTTTTGATACGCTTGTAGAGTTTAACCAGTTGTGGGCAGGTGAAGCTTATATGTTGGTATTGATTTGTGGCCAAACCATCAGCAAAAAAACCGATAAGCCAAGTCCTGTGTTTTCATACGACGTAGGACAAGCTGTTGCCCTGCTTAGCGTTCAGGCAACCCATGAGGAACTTTTTGTTCACCAGATGGGTGGTTTTGACAAGGACAAAGCCAGGAAATTGCTGGAACTTCCTGCTGAAATTGAACCATTAGCAGTTATGGCTATCGGTTATCCGGGAGATGCATCCAAACTTCATCCGAACCTTCAGCCTGGTGAAAAATCAGAGCGCGTTCGCAATAATTTCGATACCTTTGTGTTCACAAAAAAGTATGGAGAGCCAAGCGGGCTCTTTGATGACAAGTGAACAGCTAAGTAACATGAACACGACACGACACAAACATAAGAATTTACGATTTGCGATTTCGGATTTGCGATTGGGGATATACACAATAGCTTTCATCATGTTGTTTTATTCCTGTGGTGGCAGGCAACAGTCATCAGGTGTTCATACACCCAGCCTGGCTGAGAGGATCATGAAAGCCGATGTGCCATATTTTAATCCTGATTCTGCTTACCATTTTGTAAAACAACAGGTTGATTTCGGGCCGAGGGTTCCAAATACTTCTGCCCACGCAGCCTGTGCAGATTATCTTTCTCAAACCCTGGGAAGGTTCACACCCCATGTTATTGTTCAGGAAGCGCGTGTAAAAGCCTATGATGGCACGATCCTGAACATCAAAAACATTATTGGTTCGTTTAACCCGGATACAAAAAACCGGGTTTTATTATGCGCACATTGGGACTCAAGACCATATGCTGATCACGATCCGGATCCGGCAAATCATTATTCTCCGATTTTAGGTGCGAATGATGGAGCCAGCGGCGTGGGGGTTTTACTTGAACTGGCCAGGCAACTCTCACTGAATCCAGTAAATACAGGTGTTGACATTATCTTTTTTGATGCTGAGGATTATGGAGAGCATCAAAGCATGCAGGCACGAACAGGTGATTTTTGGGCATTGGGTTCGCAATACTGGGCCAGAAACCCACATAAACCAAATTACACAGCACGGTTCGGAATATTACTGGATATGGTAGGCGCATCAAATGCAGTGTTTACAATGGAAGGTACTTCAATGTATTACGCTCCGGACATCATGAAAAAAGTGTGGGACATTGCCCATCAAATCAGCTACGGCTCATTTTTTTCTTACCAGCGAACCAACCCGATTGTGGATGATCACACTTATGTGAATGAGATAATCCGTATTCCAACGATTGATATCATCCATTATTCAACAGATACCGAAACAGGTTTTTTCGAACATTGGCATACCGTAAACGACAATATGGATGTGATTGATAAAAACACACTGAAGGCTGTGGGCAAAACAGTTCTCACTGTTCTTTACCTCGAGAACCAGCAATTATAACATTTCATTGGCTAGATTCGCCAGCTCAGAGCGTTCACCTTTTTCGAGGCGGATATGGGCGTAAATTGGATGGTATTTGATTTTATCAATCAGCACCGAAAGGCCGTTGCTTTGCGAATCGAGATAAGGGGTATCAATCTGGTAAATATCGCCGGTGAAGATAATCTTGGTGTTTTCACCTGCCCTTGTGATAATGGTTTTTACTTCGTGTGGTGTCAGGTTCTGGGCTTCATCAACAATAAAAAATACATTGGAAATACTACGCCCACGTATGTAAGCCAAAGGCTGGATCAGCAGTTTCTCTTTTTCTACTGATTCAGTAATACTTTTGTATTCCTTGTCCTTTTCGCCGTATTGGTTCTGAATAAACTTCAGGTTATCGTGCAGTGGCTCCATATATGGGTTCACTTTGCTCTTAATATCACCAGGCAAGTAACCGATATCTTTGTTGCTAAGTGGTACGATAGGCCTAGAAAGGTAAACCTGCTTGAAATTGCGCTTCTGCTCAAGCGCTGAAGCCAGTGCAAGCAAGGTTTTTCCGGTTCCGGCAACACCTTGCAGCGTAACCAGTCGAACATTGGGGTTGAGTAGCGCATGAATAGCAAAGACCTGTTCGGCATTGCGCGGATTGATACGGTAAGCACTGCGCTTTTCAATCCTTTCCATAAGCTTGGTTACAGGGTTGTAGAATGCCAGTGCAGAATTGCGGGTGTTTTTCAGGATGTAGTAATGATTTGGGATGGGGTTGCTGACACCCACAATTTTAGGATCACATACACCATCCTGGTAAAGTGTGTCAATGGCCTCCTTATCAAGGCCTTCCAATAAGGTTTTGCCTGAATACAAGCCTTCAACGTCTTTGATTTTCCCGGTTTTGTAGTCTTCGGCGGGCAAGTTGAGCGATTTGGCTTTTAACCTGAGGTTGACGTCTTTTGTTACGAGGATAACTTTTCTTTCAGGATTTTCCTTCTGTAAAACCAGGGCAGCATTTAAAATGCGATGATCGGGTTTGTTATCGCCAAAAACAGTTCTTGCATCAATCGGTAAATCGGCAACGGTTTCATTCATCACCACCTTGAACTTGCCCTTGTTCTCCTTACCCAATGGAATCCACTGTTGTAAGGTATGATTGGCCGACATTTTATCCATGATACGGATAAATTCCCTGGCTTCGAAATTGATGATTTCATTGCCTTTTTTGAAGTTATCCAGTTCTTCCAGAACCGTTATGGGAATGGCTATATCATTGTCCTCAAAATTATGGATTGAGCTGTGGTTGTATAAGATCACCGATGTGTCGAGCACAAAAATCTTAGCCGATTTTTTGGTTTCGGTTACTTTTACACTGCGCGCGGTCCTGGCCTTGGTAGTTGTTTTTACAGGCATTTATTTATTTACGATTTCAGATTTACGATTTACGATTCCCCCGCCTGAATGAATGTTCATCCGGGCAGGGGGTTCGGCGTTCCGGGTTTTGGAACATCTCCCCTTCTCCCTATCTCATTTTCTCCCCTTCTCTATTACCCCCTACTTACAGGCTTGCACCGTACGCTGCAGCCGGCTCATATCATAACCTTCAGCAGAAAGTTTTATTGTTAGTTCTTCAAATAGTTTTTCATCCATTTCGGGTGTACGGCTCAGGATCCAAAGGTACTTTTTCCCGGAAGTTACCACCGCCCAGGAATAATCCTCTGCAAGCATAATAATATCATAATCGCCGCGGAATGGCCAGAAAAATTGTACCTTAAGTTTTGTATTATTCGATCCTTCAACCGGATAAGCCCTGCCTCTGATTCCGGATTCTTTGCCATCAACCGCCTTACGGCGGCAGCGGTTGATGACCCTTATATAGCTTTTTTCCGTCAACTGATATTCGGCAGTAGTGCAGTGGCAGCCTTTCTGGAAAGATGCAGGAAAGGAAGCTAGCTCGTACCAAATGCCGGCATATTTTTCAAGGTCTACATTACCGACCTTGGTAGGTGTGCTTTTTGACGACATACAGGATGAGGATAAGATTACAACTACAATAAGTGACAAACTTCTGAACATGGTGGGTATTTTTAGCAAAAATAAGTGAAAAGCTGATAGGGGGGATTCTTTTTAATGACACCAGGTGCAGAAAGACAATTATTTTAATGTTGCAGAATTGACATTGCAAGATTATCACACCGGCACCCCAAACACCACCCTCGTTCCTCTCGCTTCACCCTGTTCGTCTTTCAGGTCAACGATCTGCATCGTGATCTTGTGCCTGAGTTTGCGGTTTAACACGGCAATTCTATCCTGTGTAATGGCCGTGGCGAGGCTTTTGTGGTCTTTGTTGAATTGCATCCTGAGTTCATGGGCTTTCCTGCGGCCAATGCCATCGTCTTCAATAATCATTTCTATGCCGCCGTTTTTCGGTTCGAACCGGATGCTGATATGCCCTTTTTCGTCCTTGTGTTTGATACCGTGCTCGATGGCGTTCTCAATAAAAGGCTGAGCAAGCATGGGCGGGATAAAAGTGTTTTCCGTATCAAGCCGTTTATCAACAAAAAGCTGATAGTCAAACTTTTCGCGGAAGCGCACTTTCTGAAGTTCTAAATAGTTTTCTATGGTGTTGATTTCGCGCTCAAGGGAAATTTGCTCCTCCAATGAGTTGTTCAGTATGCTGCGAACCAGTTCGGAAAAACGTGAAAGGTAGATGCTTGCATTGGTGTCGTCTTGTTTAACAATAAAATTCTGTATGCTGGCAAGGGAGTTGAAGATAAAATGAGGGTTCATCTGGGAGCGAAGGAGGCGTTGTTCGATTATAATTTTTTCCTGCATCTCACGAATTCTTCGTTGCCTGAAAAAGAAATAGCCCAGCATCAATGTCAGTAAAAGCGCCAGGATTACACTCAGGAAGATCAGGCTGTTGTTGCGTAGTTTTGATTGTTTTAGCGCATTGTCGGTTACCAGGAGGGCAAGCTGTTGTTCAATTTTTTCAGTCTCCAGCCTGATTTGCATTTTGCGCTCTTCCACCTTTTGCGTCAGATTGGTCATCGAATCATTGTATGCCGATTTCAGCTCGCTATGCTCCAATGCTTTGGCGTAATTTCCGATTGTCTTATACAATGTTGTGTAACGCTTATGCAAGCTCATCATTGTCCTGTAAAAACGCTGAATGATCTCTTCATCGTTGATGTTAAACAAGTATTGATAACCAGAATAAACGATTGGTTTTTTACTGCCATCTTCAACACTCCTTAACTGGTTTACAAATTCTACGGCATGAGATTGTGCAATGTTGTACCAATAAAGCGCAGAATCATATTGTTTAAGACTGAAATTGACAAATCCCAGAGCGCGGGCGTCTATAACAGAGCTGTACAATGATCCGGATTGTTTATGTTCATCATAGGAAACCCTGAGCAACTCCAGCGCCTCAGTAAATCTATCCTTTTTATACATCAATAATCCGATAGCAAATTCATCACCAATGTGCTGGCCAAAGTCCTTGTTTTTATTGACAGGGTAGTAACTTCGGGCGGCGTAGGTGTATTTCAATGCAGAATCATATTCTGCTGCAAATGCATATGTTTCAGCCAATGATGAGACAGCATTATGGTTCAATTCGTAAGGGAAATTGTGTTGCCGGCTTAATTCGATGTACTTCTGATAATACCTTACCGCGCTATCAAACTTCTTTGCTTCGCGGGCAGTGCCGCCTGCATAGGTATAGATTAAGGCTTCTTCGATTGGCGAAACAATACTCCTCTCTTCAGATTGTGAATTGCTGAGTATTACCATCATTAAATCATAGTATTTGAAGCTTAAAATGTAATCTTCTATGTCGTAGTTTAGTTTGCCGATGTCGCAATAAAGTTCCAACATTCGTCTCCGGTCGTTTCTCTTCTCGGCAATTTCGAGCGCCTTGTGCAGGTGAATCAAAGCCTCACGGTAATTACACTGCAGTGCATAAGCATTGCCGAAGTTTCGCAGGGCATACCTTCTTTCATCTTCATCATTAAATTTATCTGCAAGTTGAAGCGCCCGCTCAGCATAAAACAGCGCTGAATCGGGTGTGGACAGGGCGTGATAAAATGCAAGCTGGTTCCAGGCCTTCATCCTTTGATGATCGTCGGCATTGATCAGTTTGGGATAAATGGTATCGGAAGAATGGCCCAGCATTTTAACCGATAACTGGGCATGCAACTGACAGAAGCCAAAAATAAGAGCGGCCAGCAAGGCCAAACCAAAATAGGTTGTTTTTGTATTAAGCAACATCTGTTGTTTTAGGTCTACAATCTCCGCTAGCAGCGGGCTTGGATCCTTTAATTATTTCTGATTTCGGATTGCCGATTACCTAATACCGAATACCGATTACAATCTCCCAATCCCGTCTTCGGACTTCATACTTCCACTCCTTAAACCGGCACGCTAAACACCACCCTTGTTCCCTTTGCTTCGCCCTCTTCATCTTTCAAATCAATGATCTCCATTGTGATCTTGCTTTTCTGTTTGCGGTTGAGGGTTTTGATGCGTTCCTGTGTGATAGCAGTGGCCAGGCTTTTGTGATTTTTGTCATACTGCAACCTAAGTTCATGTGCTTTTTTACGCCCGATGCCATCGTCTTCAACAATTAATTCCATACTGCCGTTTTTGTGTTCGAACCGAACGCTGATATGACCTTTGCCTTCCTTGTGTTTGATGCCGTGCTCGATGGCATTTTCGATAAAAGGCTGGGCAAGCATGGGTGGAATAAAAGTGTTTTCCACATCCAAATGCTCATCCACAAACAGACTGAAGTCGAATTTTTTCGGAAAGCGCACTTTCTGCAGTTCCATGTAATTCTCAATTGTGCCAATTTCATGTTCCAATGTGATTTGCTCTTCCATCGAATTATTCAGGATACTGCGAACCAGTTCAGAGAATCTCGCCAGGTAAATGCTGGCACTGGTGTCGTCATGCTTTACGATAAAATTCTGCACGCTGGCCAGAGAGTTGAAGATAAAATGGGGGTTCATCTGGGAGCGGAGGAGGCGCTGTTCCAACAGGATTTTGTCCTGCTTCTCCCTGATGCGTCGCTGACGGAAAAGGAAAAAAACCAGCATCAGGGCGAACAAAAGCGCCAGGATCACACTCAGGAAAATCAG from Bacteroidales bacterium encodes the following:
- a CDS encoding histidine kinase, producing the protein MLLNTKTTYFGLALLAALIFGFCQLHAQLSVKMLGHSSDTIYPKLINADDHQRMKAWNQLAFYHALSTPDSALFYAERALQLADKFNDEDERRYALRNFGNAYALQCNYREALIHLHKALEIAEKRNDRRRMLELYCDIGKLNYDIEDYILSFKYYDLMMVILSNSQSEERSIVSPIEEALIYTYAGGTAREAKKFDSAVRYYQKYIELSRQHNFPYELNHNAVSSLAETYAFAAEYDSALKYTYAARSYYPVNKNKDFGQHIGDEFAIGLLMYKKDRFTEALELLRVSYDEHKQSGSLYSSVIDARALGFVNFSLKQYDSALYWYNIAQSHAVEFVNQLRSVEDGSKKPIVYSGYQYLFNINDEEIIQRFYRTMMSLHKRYTTLYKTIGNYAKALEHSELKSAYNDSMTNLTQKVEERKMQIRLETEKIEQQLALLVTDNALKQSKLRNNSLIFLSVILALLLTLMLGYFFFRQRRIREMQEKIIIEQRLLRSQMNPHFIFNSLASIQNFIVKQDDTNASIYLSRFSELVRSILNNSLEEQISLEREINTIENYLELQKVRFREKFDYQLFVDKRLDTENTFIPPMLAQPFIENAIEHGIKHKDEKGHISIRFEPKNGGIEMIIEDDGIGRRKAHELRMQFNKDHKSLATAITQDRIAVLNRKLRHKITMQIVDLKDEQGEARGTRVVFGVPV